Proteins encoded within one genomic window of Streptomyces kaniharaensis:
- a CDS encoding penicillin acylase family protein, translating to MPRSKKFRRARLIVIVLVVLLVAGVGYGGYRGVAAVRASFPEVDGSVKVSGLSAPVDVKRDVNGIPQLYADTAEDLFRAQGYVQAQDRFWEMDVRRHITAGRLSEMFGDSQVDTDAFIRTMGWRRVAEQEIKTKLSPETNKYLQAYADGVNAWLAEHPGGESASLEYALLGAVNSGYKPEQWSPVDSVSWLKAMAWNLSGNLQEEVDRSLLAQDFSAEKIAELYPEYPYSRNGTIVKTGTVVGDTYRPADGSAQPGPGAPTGTPTAQGAATTKALLKGLTDRVDAMPQLLGRPGQGIGSNSWVVAGTHTTTGKPLLANDPHLGPGLPSVWYQMGLHCRTASPACQFDASGFTFAGMPGVVIGHNKDIAWGFTNLGADVTDLYLEKVTGPDTYQVDGKDVKFDLRKEVIKVAGGEDRTITVRTTQTGAPLISDQSTEQQNVGKYAPNGSAAPDRGTGGYGVALQWTALNPGKTMDAVFGLDRAKNWDEFRLAAKDFAVPAQNLIYADAKNIGYQAPGDIPIRGKGDGTLPAPGWDSAYQWKGSIPFNSLPWSLNPPAGYIVTANQAVVDQSYKPALTKDWEYGTRAKEITDQLDGLLKNNGKISPDDMQSLQLDNTSTMAKTLVPLLLKQQIDDPYVREAQDLLKDWNYHQDADSAAAAYYNGVWRQLLSLAFGQKFPADLRAKGNCLLVHQQDDPTKPDSASKIATVCGTRDPGKAQPDGGDRWTEVVRQQLDKPDSSWWTYIDSEHKEQKGLDNLLKEAMKNARQDLTSLLSKDVSTWSWGRLHKLTLREQTLGTDESSIASGVVHKLLNRGPYRLSGSSAAVDAAGWNAAAGYQVDWIPSMRMVVDLSDFDGSRWINVGGASGHAFHANYNDQTDLWLKGRLLTWAYSPDAVEKATKHKLVLSNNG from the coding sequence ATGCCCCGCTCGAAGAAGTTCCGGCGCGCCCGTCTGATCGTGATCGTGCTGGTCGTGCTGCTGGTGGCCGGCGTCGGCTACGGCGGCTACCGCGGGGTCGCCGCGGTCCGCGCGTCCTTCCCGGAGGTGGACGGCAGCGTCAAGGTGTCGGGCCTGAGCGCGCCGGTCGACGTCAAGCGGGATGTCAACGGCATCCCCCAGCTCTACGCCGACACCGCCGAGGACCTCTTCCGCGCCCAGGGCTACGTCCAGGCGCAGGACCGTTTCTGGGAGATGGACGTCCGCCGGCACATCACCGCCGGCCGCCTCTCCGAGATGTTCGGTGACAGCCAGGTCGACACCGACGCCTTCATCCGCACCATGGGCTGGCGGCGGGTGGCCGAGCAGGAGATCAAGACCAAGCTGTCGCCGGAGACCAACAAGTACCTCCAGGCGTACGCGGACGGTGTCAACGCCTGGCTGGCCGAGCACCCGGGCGGCGAGAGCGCCTCGCTGGAGTACGCGCTGCTCGGCGCGGTCAACAGCGGCTACAAGCCCGAGCAGTGGTCCCCGGTCGACTCGGTGTCCTGGCTCAAGGCGATGGCCTGGAACCTCTCCGGGAACCTCCAGGAGGAGGTCGACCGCTCGCTGCTGGCCCAGGACTTCAGTGCGGAGAAGATCGCCGAGCTGTACCCGGAGTACCCGTACAGCCGCAACGGCACGATCGTGAAGACCGGCACGGTCGTCGGCGACACCTACCGCCCGGCGGACGGCTCCGCCCAGCCGGGCCCGGGCGCCCCCACCGGCACCCCCACCGCCCAGGGCGCGGCCACCACCAAGGCGCTGCTCAAGGGCCTCACCGACCGGGTCGACGCGATGCCGCAGCTGCTCGGCCGCCCGGGCCAGGGCATCGGCTCCAACTCCTGGGTGGTGGCCGGCACCCACACCACCACCGGCAAGCCGCTGCTGGCCAACGACCCGCACCTCGGCCCCGGCCTGCCCTCGGTCTGGTACCAGATGGGCCTGCACTGCCGCACCGCCTCGCCGGCCTGCCAGTTCGACGCCTCCGGCTTCACCTTCGCCGGCATGCCCGGCGTGGTGATCGGCCACAACAAGGACATCGCCTGGGGCTTCACCAACCTCGGCGCCGACGTCACCGACCTGTACCTGGAGAAGGTCACCGGCCCGGACACCTACCAGGTCGACGGCAAGGACGTGAAGTTCGACCTCCGCAAGGAGGTCATCAAGGTCGCCGGCGGCGAGGACCGCACCATCACCGTCCGCACCACCCAGACCGGCGCCCCGCTCATCTCCGACCAGAGCACCGAGCAGCAGAACGTCGGCAAGTACGCCCCGAACGGCAGCGCCGCCCCCGACCGCGGCACCGGCGGCTACGGCGTGGCCCTGCAGTGGACCGCGCTCAACCCCGGCAAGACCATGGACGCCGTGTTCGGGCTGGACCGGGCGAAGAACTGGGACGAATTCCGCCTCGCCGCCAAGGACTTCGCCGTCCCCGCGCAGAACCTGATCTACGCCGACGCCAAGAACATCGGCTACCAGGCCCCGGGCGACATCCCGATCCGCGGCAAGGGCGACGGCACCCTCCCGGCCCCGGGCTGGGACTCCGCGTACCAGTGGAAGGGCTCGATCCCCTTCAACTCCCTGCCGTGGAGCCTCAACCCGCCCGCCGGCTACATCGTCACCGCCAACCAGGCCGTGGTGGACCAGAGCTACAAGCCGGCGCTCACCAAGGACTGGGAGTACGGCACCCGGGCCAAGGAGATCACCGACCAGCTCGACGGCCTGCTCAAGAACAACGGCAAGATCTCGCCGGACGACATGCAGTCCCTGCAGCTGGACAACACCAGCACCATGGCCAAGACGCTCGTCCCGCTGCTGCTCAAGCAGCAGATCGACGACCCCTACGTGCGCGAGGCCCAGGACCTGCTGAAGGACTGGAACTACCACCAGGACGCCGACTCGGCCGCCGCCGCCTACTACAACGGCGTCTGGCGCCAGCTGCTCAGCCTCGCCTTCGGCCAGAAGTTCCCGGCCGACCTGCGGGCCAAGGGCAACTGCCTGCTGGTCCACCAGCAGGACGACCCGACCAAGCCGGACAGCGCCAGCAAGATCGCCACCGTGTGCGGCACCCGCGACCCGGGCAAGGCGCAGCCGGACGGCGGCGACCGCTGGACCGAGGTGGTGCGCCAGCAGCTGGACAAGCCCGACAGCTCGTGGTGGACGTACATCGACTCGGAGCACAAGGAGCAGAAGGGCCTGGACAACCTGCTCAAGGAGGCGATGAAGAACGCCCGCCAGGACCTGACCTCGCTGCTCAGCAAGGACGTCTCCACCTGGAGCTGGGGCCGCCTGCACAAGCTGACGCTGCGCGAGCAGACCCTCGGCACCGACGAGTCGTCGATCGCCTCCGGCGTGGTCCACAAGCTGCTCAACCGCGGCCCGTACCGCCTCTCCGGCAGTTCGGCGGCGGTCGACGCGGCGGGCTGGAACGCGGCGGCCGGCTACCAGGTCGACTGGATCCCGTCGATGCGGATGGTGGTCGACCTGAGCGACTTCGACGGCTCGCGGTGGATCAACGTGGGCGGCGCCTCCGGCCACGCCTTCCACGCGAACTACAACGACCAGACCGACCTCTGGCTCAAGGGCAGGCTGCTGACCTGGGCGTACTCGCCGGACGCGGTCGAGAAGGCGACCAAGCACAAGCTCGTCCTCAGCAACAACGGCTGA
- a CDS encoding 5-formyltetrahydrofolate cyclo-ligase has protein sequence MHNEKSALRTRLLADRRALTVEERAETARAFALHAVELAAPGTTVAAYVSVGAEPGTGPLLDALRARGVRVLLPVLLADNDLDWAVYEGIDALAPAGRGLLEPVGPRLGPEAVTEAAVVLLPGLAVDRHGLRLGRGGGSYDRVLARLERAGARPVLAVLLYEHELLAEVPAESHDRPVDVAVTPSGLHRLG, from the coding sequence ATGCACAACGAGAAGAGCGCGCTGAGGACACGGCTGCTGGCCGACCGTCGCGCGCTCACCGTGGAGGAGCGCGCGGAGACGGCGCGTGCGTTCGCCCTGCATGCCGTGGAGCTGGCGGCACCGGGCACCACCGTCGCCGCGTACGTCTCGGTCGGTGCCGAGCCGGGGACGGGCCCGCTGCTCGACGCGCTGCGGGCGCGCGGGGTGCGGGTGCTGCTGCCGGTCCTGCTCGCCGACAACGACCTGGACTGGGCGGTGTACGAGGGGATCGACGCGCTGGCCCCGGCGGGGCGCGGCCTGCTGGAGCCGGTCGGGCCGCGGCTGGGGCCGGAGGCGGTGACGGAGGCCGCGGTGGTGCTGCTGCCGGGGCTGGCGGTGGACCGGCACGGGCTGCGGCTGGGCCGGGGCGGCGGCAGTTACGACCGGGTGCTGGCCCGGCTGGAGCGGGCCGGGGCGCGGCCGGTGCTGGCGGTGCTGCTGTACGAGCACGAGTTGCTGGCGGAGGTGCCGGCCGAGTCGCACGACCGGCCGGTGGACGTGGCGGTCACGCCGTCGGGGCTGCACCGGCTCGGATAG
- a CDS encoding GGDEF domain-containing protein, translating to MPTPLLVQALAALSAPALTGATALGLRLRRRGEQAAAREARLHERVAELEARCAELERTASCDPLTGVWNYRHLQLTLDREIERARRAERAGRQDGPRPLAVLLLEIAGFDAVIAEHGRARAGAILRDLAQRLAMEIRRADTLGRYSGQEFLVVLPDTGAEGAAQVAERLVWSVRRHLLLDWSSGPREPRPAGGNGLTAAVGVAVLPGDGTHAAVLLRAADKALADARAAGGDCWRGTSPPHLSQPLTSRADNGPAAERDRSGKPGSLSPCAGGDPLAQPVISQTPATVAGPGDGLS from the coding sequence TTGCCCACCCCGCTGCTGGTCCAGGCCCTGGCCGCGCTGAGCGCCCCCGCGCTGACCGGCGCCACCGCGCTCGGGCTGCGGCTGCGCCGCAGGGGCGAGCAGGCCGCCGCCCGGGAGGCCCGGCTGCACGAGCGGGTCGCCGAGCTGGAGGCCCGCTGCGCCGAGCTGGAGCGCACCGCCTCCTGCGACCCGCTCACCGGCGTGTGGAACTACCGCCACCTCCAGCTCACCCTGGACCGCGAGATCGAACGCGCCCGCCGCGCCGAGCGGGCCGGCCGGCAGGACGGGCCGCGGCCGCTCGCCGTGCTGCTGCTGGAGATCGCCGGCTTCGACGCGGTCATCGCCGAGCACGGCCGGGCCCGAGCCGGCGCGATACTGCGCGACCTCGCCCAGCGGCTCGCGATGGAGATCCGCCGCGCCGACACCCTCGGCCGGTACAGCGGCCAGGAGTTCCTGGTCGTCCTGCCGGACACCGGCGCCGAGGGCGCCGCCCAGGTCGCCGAGCGGCTGGTCTGGTCCGTCCGCCGGCACCTGCTGCTCGACTGGTCCTCCGGCCCGCGCGAGCCCCGCCCGGCCGGCGGCAACGGCCTGACCGCCGCCGTCGGCGTCGCCGTGCTCCCCGGGGACGGCACCCACGCCGCCGTCCTGCTCCGGGCCGCCGACAAGGCGCTCGCCGACGCCCGCGCGGCAGGCGGCGACTGCTGGCGCGGAACGTCTCCACCGCACCTTTCCCAGCCCCTCACTTCCCGCGCGGACAACGGCCCGGCAGCCGAACGTGACCGTTCCGGAAAGCCGGGTAGTCTGTCGCCCTGTGCCGGCGGGGACCCCCTCGCCCAGCCGGTCATCTCCCAGACGCCTGCCACCGTGGCCGGCCCCGGCGACGGGCTCTCCTAG
- the galU gene encoding UTP--glucose-1-phosphate uridylyltransferase GalU yields MTTTNSRIPVTKAVVPAAGLGTRFLPATKATPKEMLPVVDKPAIQYVVEEAASAGLSDILMVTGRNKRALEDHFDRAYELEELLARKGDEDRLRRVRESVELANMHYVRQGDPKGLGHAVSVAEQHVAGQPFAVLLGDDLIDPRDPLLSRMIEVQQELGGSVVALMEVDPSQIHLYGCAAVKANGFGDDVFQVTDLVEKPDTADAPSNYAVIGRYVLDPAVFDVLRETPPGRGGEIQLTDALRELTTRSPEAGGQVHGVLFKGRRYDTGDRADYLRAIVRLASEREDLGPEFRSWLREFVASELQD; encoded by the coding sequence ATGACGACGACCAACTCTCGAATTCCGGTAACGAAGGCCGTGGTACCCGCGGCCGGACTGGGCACCCGCTTCCTCCCGGCCACCAAGGCCACGCCGAAGGAGATGCTGCCCGTCGTCGACAAGCCGGCCATCCAGTACGTCGTCGAGGAGGCCGCGTCCGCCGGGCTGTCCGACATACTGATGGTCACCGGCCGTAACAAGCGCGCCCTCGAGGACCACTTCGACCGCGCCTACGAGCTGGAGGAGCTGCTCGCCCGCAAGGGCGACGAGGACCGCCTGCGCCGGGTCCGGGAGTCCGTCGAGCTGGCCAACATGCACTACGTCCGCCAGGGCGACCCGAAGGGCCTCGGCCACGCCGTCTCGGTCGCCGAGCAGCACGTGGCCGGCCAGCCCTTCGCCGTTCTGCTCGGCGACGACCTGATCGACCCGCGCGACCCGCTGCTCTCCCGCATGATCGAGGTCCAGCAGGAGCTCGGCGGCTCGGTCGTCGCCCTCATGGAGGTCGACCCCTCCCAGATCCACCTGTACGGCTGCGCCGCCGTCAAGGCCAACGGCTTCGGCGACGACGTCTTCCAGGTGACCGACCTGGTCGAGAAGCCCGACACCGCCGACGCCCCGTCGAACTACGCCGTCATCGGCCGCTACGTCCTCGACCCGGCCGTCTTCGACGTGCTGCGCGAGACCCCGCCCGGCCGTGGCGGCGAGATCCAGCTCACCGACGCCCTCCGCGAGCTGACCACCCGCTCCCCGGAGGCCGGCGGCCAGGTGCACGGCGTGCTCTTCAAGGGCCGCCGCTACGACACCGGCGACCGCGCCGACTACCTGCGCGCCATCGTCCGACTGGCCTCCGAGCGCGAAGACCTGGGCCCGGAGTTCCGCTCCTGGCTGCGCGAGTTCGTCGCCTCCGAGCTGCAGGACTGA
- the glp gene encoding molybdotransferase-like divisome protein Glp — protein MTGSTEHTDSTAAACCDGAADPAPAAPRLWSVDEHLADVLASVGPLPAIELPLLDARGCRLDEDVLAGGDLPPFDNSSMDGYAVRIADTSGATAEYPSVLAVVGDIAAGAGELPRVGPGQAARIMTGAPVPPGAEAIAPVEWTDGGTGTGLAADAMTAAVEDEEVRVLRPVAVGAHIRRRGSDVAAGSRVLEAGTPLGATQLGLLAAIGRATVRVRPRPRVVVLSTGSELVQPGEPVGPGQIPDSNSFTLTAAAQEAGAIAYRVGGVPDDAARLRAVLEDQLGRADLIVTSGGVSVGAYDVVKEVFESYGGVDFRRLRMQPGKPQGFGRIGGAAGVPLLALPGNPVSAYISFELFVRPVIRTMLGAADVHRPVVRALCPAALRSPAGRRQFLRGRYSAVDGTVEPVGGTESHLVGALARANCLITVPEDVTELPAGSEVDVVLLDS, from the coding sequence ATGACCGGGTCCACGGAACACACCGACAGCACCGCCGCAGCCTGCTGCGACGGGGCCGCGGACCCGGCACCGGCGGCTCCCCGCCTCTGGTCCGTCGACGAGCACCTCGCCGACGTCCTCGCCTCGGTCGGCCCGCTGCCCGCCATCGAGCTCCCGCTGCTGGACGCCCGCGGCTGCCGGCTCGACGAGGACGTCCTCGCCGGCGGCGACCTGCCGCCCTTCGACAACAGCTCGATGGACGGCTACGCCGTCCGCATCGCCGACACCTCCGGCGCCACCGCCGAGTACCCCTCGGTGCTCGCCGTGGTCGGCGACATCGCCGCCGGCGCCGGTGAGCTGCCCCGGGTCGGCCCCGGCCAGGCCGCCCGGATCATGACCGGCGCCCCCGTCCCGCCCGGCGCCGAGGCCATCGCCCCGGTCGAGTGGACCGACGGCGGCACCGGCACCGGCCTGGCCGCCGACGCGATGACCGCGGCCGTCGAGGACGAGGAGGTCCGGGTCCTGCGCCCGGTCGCCGTGGGCGCCCACATCCGCCGCCGCGGCAGCGACGTCGCGGCCGGCTCGCGCGTCCTGGAGGCCGGCACCCCGCTCGGCGCCACCCAGCTCGGCCTGCTCGCCGCGATCGGCCGGGCCACCGTCAGGGTCCGCCCGCGCCCGCGGGTCGTGGTGCTGTCCACCGGCAGCGAGCTGGTCCAGCCCGGCGAGCCGGTCGGACCGGGCCAGATCCCCGATTCCAACAGCTTCACCCTCACCGCCGCGGCCCAGGAGGCCGGCGCCATCGCCTACCGCGTCGGCGGCGTCCCGGACGACGCCGCCCGGCTGCGCGCCGTCCTGGAGGACCAGCTCGGCCGCGCCGACCTGATCGTCACCAGCGGCGGGGTCAGCGTCGGCGCGTACGACGTGGTCAAGGAGGTCTTCGAGTCGTACGGCGGCGTCGACTTCCGACGGCTGCGGATGCAGCCCGGCAAGCCGCAGGGCTTCGGCCGGATCGGCGGCGCGGCCGGCGTGCCGCTGCTCGCCCTGCCCGGAAACCCGGTCAGCGCCTACATCTCCTTCGAGCTATTCGTCCGCCCCGTCATCCGCACCATGCTCGGCGCCGCCGACGTCCACCGCCCGGTGGTCCGCGCGCTGTGCCCGGCGGCACTGCGCTCCCCGGCCGGCCGGCGGCAGTTCCTGCGCGGCCGGTACTCGGCGGTGGACGGCACGGTCGAGCCGGTCGGCGGCACGGAGTCGCACCTGGTCGGCGCACTGGCCCGGGCGAACTGCCTGATCACCGTCCCCGAGGACGTCACCGAGCTGCCCGCCGGCAGCGAGGTGGACGTGGTCCTGCTCGACTCCTGA
- the moaC gene encoding cyclic pyranopterin monophosphate synthase MoaC translates to MTTPPPGDRLTHVDDQGAARMVDVSEKATTARTAVAAGRVRVSPKVVELLRGEGVPKGDALAVARIAGIMGAKRTPDLIPLCHPIAVSGVKVDLAVADDAVEITATVKTADRTGVEMEALTSVTVAALTVVDMVKAVDKAATIESVRVLSKTGGKSGDWFAPEVAE, encoded by the coding sequence GTGACGACACCTCCCCCCGGCGACCGCCTCACCCACGTCGACGACCAGGGCGCGGCCCGCATGGTCGACGTCTCCGAGAAGGCCACCACCGCGCGCACCGCCGTCGCGGCCGGCCGGGTCCGGGTCTCCCCGAAGGTGGTCGAACTGCTGCGCGGCGAGGGCGTGCCCAAGGGCGACGCCCTCGCAGTCGCCCGGATCGCCGGGATCATGGGCGCCAAGAGGACCCCGGACCTGATCCCGCTCTGCCACCCGATCGCCGTCTCCGGCGTCAAGGTCGACCTCGCGGTCGCGGACGACGCGGTGGAGATCACCGCCACCGTGAAGACCGCCGACCGCACCGGCGTCGAGATGGAGGCGCTGACCTCCGTCACGGTCGCCGCGCTGACCGTCGTCGACATGGTCAAGGCGGTCGACAAGGCCGCCACCATCGAGTCCGTCAGGGTGCTCAGCAAGACCGGCGGCAAGAGCGGCGACTGGTTCGCGCCGGAGGTGGCCGAATGA
- a CDS encoding MogA/MoaB family molybdenum cofactor biosynthesis protein, with the protein MRALAVTVSNRASAGVYEDKGGPLLVAGLTAMGFTADGPRVVPDGEPVEAVLREAVAAGYDVVLTTGGTGISPMDLTPEMTARVIDRQVPGIAEAIRAYGRDKVPTSALSRGLAGLAGRTLIVNLPGSTGGVRDGLAVLEPLLAHAVDQLGGGDHPRPDAPASGRAH; encoded by the coding sequence ATGAGGGCCCTCGCCGTCACCGTCTCCAACCGCGCCTCGGCCGGCGTCTACGAGGACAAGGGCGGCCCGCTGCTGGTGGCCGGTCTGACCGCGATGGGCTTCACCGCCGACGGCCCCCGGGTCGTCCCCGACGGCGAGCCGGTGGAGGCCGTCCTGCGCGAGGCCGTCGCGGCCGGCTACGACGTCGTGCTGACCACCGGCGGCACCGGAATCTCGCCGATGGACCTCACCCCCGAGATGACCGCCCGGGTGATCGACCGGCAGGTCCCCGGCATCGCCGAGGCGATCCGCGCGTACGGCCGCGACAAGGTGCCGACCTCGGCCCTCTCGCGCGGCCTGGCCGGCCTCGCCGGACGCACCCTGATCGTCAACCTGCCGGGCTCGACCGGCGGCGTCAGGGACGGCCTGGCCGTCCTGGAGCCGCTGCTCGCCCACGCCGTCGACCAGCTCGGCGGCGGGGACCACCCCCGGCCCGACGCACCGGCTTCCGGGAGAGCGCACTGA